Proteins encoded together in one Proteiniborus ethanoligenes window:
- the phoU gene encoding phosphate signaling complex protein PhoU, which yields MRNRFDKELELLNTELIEMGLLIENAIEKAVEALIKKDENLAKEAIIFDEIIDEKEKDIERQCLKLLLQQQPVATDLRLISTALKMITDMERIGDHAADISEITLRFIDKEYIKKLEHVHQMAKATIKMVKDSIDAFVARDLVLAYAVEDYDDVVDDLFNTVKNELIDLIREDVNNGEQAIDFLMIAKYFERIGDHAVNIAEWVAFSITGKHKNERK from the coding sequence ATGCGTAATAGATTTGATAAAGAATTAGAACTTTTAAATACTGAGCTAATAGAAATGGGTTTACTAATTGAAAATGCCATTGAAAAAGCTGTAGAAGCATTAATAAAAAAAGATGAAAACCTTGCTAAAGAGGCTATTATATTTGATGAAATAATAGATGAAAAAGAAAAAGATATTGAACGCCAATGCCTAAAGCTTTTATTACAACAGCAGCCAGTAGCTACGGATTTAAGATTGATTTCTACAGCGCTAAAAATGATTACTGATATGGAGCGTATAGGAGATCATGCGGCAGATATTTCAGAAATTACTTTAAGATTTATAGATAAGGAATATATTAAAAAGCTAGAGCATGTTCATCAGATGGCAAAGGCAACTATTAAAATGGTGAAGGATAGTATTGATGCCTTTGTAGCTCGTGATTTAGTATTAGCCTATGCTGTTGAGGATTATGATGATGTTGTAGACGATTTATTCAATACAGTGAAAAATGAGCTAATAGATTTAATACGTGAGGATGTTAACAATGGAGAACAGGCAATAGATTTTTTAATGATAGCAAAATACTTTGAACGTATAGGAGATCATGCAGTAAATATTGCTGAATGGGTTGCTTTTTCCATTACAGGGAAACATAAAAATGAAAGGAAATAA
- the pstB gene encoding phosphate ABC transporter ATP-binding protein PstB codes for MDDKFNIRNLELYYGDILGLKDINLTLQSNKITALIGPSGCGKSTLLKTLNRMNDLVEGCRITGEILLDGENIYGDIDINQLRKRVGMVFQKPNLFPMSVYDNIAYGPRIHGIRSKMELDEIVETALRNAAIWDEVKDRLKKDALGLSGGQQQRLCIARALAIQPEVLLMDEPTSALDPISTSKIEDLVLELKKNYTIIIVTHNMQQAVRVSDKTVFILLGEVIEYGATEDIFSMPKDKRTEDYITGRFG; via the coding sequence ATGGACGATAAATTTAATATTAGAAACTTAGAATTATATTATGGGGATATTTTAGGACTAAAGGATATTAATCTTACATTACAAAGTAATAAGATTACAGCTCTAATAGGCCCGTCAGGCTGTGGAAAATCAACCCTTCTTAAAACCCTTAACCGGATGAATGATTTAGTAGAAGGGTGTAGAATTACTGGAGAAATCTTGCTTGATGGAGAAAACATTTATGGTGATATAGATATTAATCAGCTTAGAAAACGTGTGGGCATGGTGTTTCAAAAGCCTAATTTGTTTCCGATGAGTGTATACGATAACATTGCTTATGGGCCAAGAATTCATGGAATACGTTCAAAAATGGAATTAGATGAAATTGTAGAAACTGCATTGAGAAATGCTGCCATATGGGATGAAGTTAAGGATAGATTAAAAAAAGATGCATTAGGCTTATCTGGTGGACAGCAACAAAGACTTTGTATTGCAAGAGCCTTAGCAATTCAACCAGAGGTATTACTTATGGATGAGCCAACTTCTGCCTTAGATCCTATCTCAACTTCAAAAATCGAAGACCTTGTACTAGAACTTAAAAAGAATTATACTATTATTATAGTTACGCATAATATGCAGCAGGCAGTTAGAGTGTCTGATAAAACTGTTTTTATATTGCTAGGAGAGGTTATTGAATACGGTGCAACTGAGGATATATTTTCTATGCCTAAAGATAAACGCACTGAAGACTATATTACAGGAAGGTTTGGTTAA
- the pstA gene encoding phosphate ABC transporter permease PstA gives MEYINKQSLISQLKTYKKNPLSLFLFLSVLFAAVFTFSALLFLVGYILFKGIPNLSLDLFAWKYNSENVSLMPALFNTLIMVLLSLLISAPLGIFSAIYLVEYAKRDNKIVGIIRLTSETLSGIPSIVYGLFGLLFFVTTLGWGFSLLAGAFTLAIMILPLIMRTTEEALKSVPSSYREGSFGLGAGKLRTIFKIVLPSALPGILAGIILAIGRIVGETAALIYTAGTVAEVPSSLLSSGRTLAIHMYALSSEGLHTNEAYATAVVLIIIVLLINWFSAYVAKKIVKG, from the coding sequence AGAAAAATCCTTTGTCTTTATTTTTATTCTTATCAGTATTGTTTGCAGCTGTTTTTACATTTTCTGCTCTTCTGTTTTTAGTTGGCTATATATTATTTAAAGGTATTCCCAATCTTTCTCTTGACCTTTTTGCATGGAAATACAACTCAGAAAACGTATCACTCATGCCAGCTTTATTTAATACACTTATTATGGTTTTGTTATCTCTTCTTATATCTGCACCATTAGGAATATTTTCCGCTATTTATTTAGTTGAATATGCTAAGCGAGATAATAAAATAGTTGGAATTATAAGACTAACCTCAGAGACTCTTTCGGGTATCCCCTCTATTGTATATGGGTTATTCGGATTACTTTTTTTCGTAACTACTCTTGGCTGGGGGTTTTCACTGTTAGCTGGGGCATTTACTCTTGCCATTATGATATTACCTCTTATTATGCGAACTACAGAAGAAGCTTTAAAGTCAGTACCTAGTTCATATAGAGAGGGAAGCTTTGGTTTAGGAGCAGGAAAATTGAGAACTATATTTAAAATTGTGCTACCTTCAGCTCTTCCTGGTATATTAGCAGGTATTATTCTTGCTATTGGTAGAATTGTTGGTGAAACAGCAGCACTTATATACACAGCTGGAACAGTAGCAGAAGTTCCATCTAGCCTACTCTCATCTGGACGTACTCTTGCCATTCATATGTATGCCTTGTCTAGTGAAGGACTGCATACTAATGAGGCCTATGCTACTGCTGTAGTTTTGATTATTATTGTTTTATTAATCAACTGGTTTTCGGCATATGTAGCAAAAAAAATAGTGAAAGGATAA